The genomic window AGGGTATTAAGGCAGCCGCAGGCGAATCAGCGCAAATCAACGTCAATCTGCGGTCAACAAGGTCCTTTCGCTTTTCTTCGTGACCTTCGTGCCTTCGTGGTGAATCTATTAGTTTTTCCCACGGCGGGTCATTGCCTCCGCTGCAGCAGTTTCCGCAGAGCGGTCAGGGACCGCGTGTTGAGGACGTCGCCGGGCTCCAGCCAGCCGCGGCGGGCCTGGCCGATGCCGTCGCGCAGGTGGTCGAAGTCCTGGACGCTGTGGGCGTCGGAGCTGATGGCCACCTTCACCCCTTCCTCCTTCGCCAGCCGGCAGTGGGTGTCGAGCAGATCGAGCCGCTCGGGGTGGGCGTTGAGCTCCAGGAAGCAGCCGTGCCGCTTCGCCGCGCGGATGATGCGCGGCATGTCCACGTCGTAGGGTTCGCGCTCGCCGATGAGACGCCCGCCGGGGTGGGCGAGGATGTGGACGTTGGGGTTGGCCAGCGCCGTGAGGATGCGGCGGGTCTGGCGCTCGCGGGAGAGGTCGAACTTCCCGTGGATCGCCGCCACCACCAGGTCCAGCTCCCCGAGCACCTCGTCCGGCAGGTCCAGGCTGCCGTCCTCCAGGATGTCCACCTCGATGCCCTTGAGCAGGGTGATGCCCCGCAGCCGCCCGTTGAGGCGGTCGATGGCGCGGCCCTGCTCCCGCAGCCGCTTCGGATCCAGGCCGTGGGCCATGGTGAGGCGGCGCGAGTGCTCGGTGATGGCGAGATACTCCAGGCCGCGTTCCCGGGCCGCCGCCGCCATCTCCTCCAGTGAGGCGTGGCCGTCGGTGGCCGTGGTGTGGGCATGGAGGTCGCCCCGCAGCGCCTCCAGGGTTACCAGCTCCGGGAGCCGGCCCGCCTCGGCGGCCTCGATCTCGCCCTGGTTCTCGCGCAGCTCGGGCGCGATCCACGGCAGCCCGACGGCCGCGAACACCGACTCCTCCGTCCCGCCCGCCACCCGCTTCCCGCCCCTGAACACGCCGTACTCGTTGAGCTTCAGCCCGCGGGACTGGGCGCGGCGGCGCACGGCGATGTTGTGGGCCTTGCTGCCGGTGAAGTAGTGCAGCGCCGCGCCGAAGCTCTCCGCGGCCATCACCCGCAGGTCCACCTGCAGGCCGGAGCGCAGGGTCACGGTGGCGCGGGTGGAGCCCCGGGACTGCACCTGGACCACCTCGTCGTAGGCGCTGAAGCGCTCCATGACGGCCTCCGGGTTGGTGGCGGTCACCAGGATGTCGATGTCGCCCACGGTGTCCCGGCAGCGCCGATAGCTGCCGGCGATGACCGCCCGCTCCACGCCCCGCACCTTCGCGAGGTAGTCCCGCAGGGGTTCGGCGTACTGGGCGGCGACGGCATGGCGGAAGCGCCGCGTCGTGCCCAGCCGCGCCTCCAGCGCCGCCAGCAGCTTCTGCTCGGTCTTCTCGCCGAAGCCGTGGAGCTCCCGCAGGCGCCCGTCGCGGGCGGCGCGGTAGAGCTGCTTCGGGGTCTCGATCTCCAGCTCGTGGTAGAGGGCGTGGACCCGCTTCGGCCCCAGCCCCGGCAGGTGCAGCAGCTCGCCGAGGGACTCGGGCACCTCGCGCTTGAGCTTCTGCAGCGCCCGCAGCCTTCCCGTCTCCACCAGCTCCCGGAGCTTCGCCGCCAGGTCCTTGCCGATGCCCGGCAGCTCGGTCAGGTCCGCGCCCGCCGCGAGCATCTCGCCCACCTCCCGCGACAGGTTCTCCACCGTGCGCGCCGCGTTGCGGTAGGCCCGCACCCGGAACGGGTTGGCCGCCTCGATCTCCAGCAGATCGGCGATCTCGTTCAGCGCTGCGGCGATGTCGGCATTGTGCGTTGGCATGTTCAGTTATCCGCAGATTACGCAGATTACGCAGATTCCGTAGATAAACCGCTGTTGCCTTCCGGATGCCTCGTAAGCGATCCCGCGTTTGCGCTGCTTGTCCGCCCTTGAAAACCGCTCCAATTCCACCGGAAAACCATCTGCGTAATCTGCGTAATCTGCGGAAAAGAAGGTTTCTAGCCCTTGATGCAGACCATTGGTTCGAGGCGGGCGACCTTCTTCGCCAGGCCCGCGGCGTGGGCGGCGTCCACCACCGCGCCGACGTCCTTGTAGGCGCCGGGGGCCTCCTCGGCCACCCCGCGCAGGGAGGTGCTGCGGATGAGGATGCCGCGGCTGGCCAGCTCCTTCACCACCTCGCCGCCGCGCCACTGGCGGGTGGCCTGGTGGCGGCTCATGCTGCGCCCGGCGCCGTGGCAGGCGGAGGCGAAGGCGCGCTCCCCGCCGTCGCCGGCGCCGGCCAGGATGTAGGAGCCGGTGCCCATGCTGCCGCCGATGATGACCGGCTGGCCGGCCACGCGCAGCTCGGGGGGCAGCGAGGGGTGGCCGGGGCCGAAGGCGCGGGTGGCGCCCTTGCGGTGGACGAACAGCCGCCGGTCGCGCCCCGCCACCCGGTGATTCTCCTCCTTGCAGGTGTTGTGGGAGACGTCGAACAGCAGGTCCAGGCGGGCCTCGGGCAGCACGTGGCCGAAGGCGCGGCGGGTCAGGTGGGTGAGGATCTGGCGGTTGGCGAGCGCGCAGTTGATGCCGGCGCGCATGGCGCCCAGGTAGGCGCGGCCGATGTCCGATTCGAGCGGGGCGCAGGCCAGCTCCCGGTCGGCCAGGGTGATGCCGTGGCGGGCGGCCGCAACGGCCATCTCCTTGAGGTACTCGGTCCCGATCTGGTGGCCGAGGCCGCGCGAGCCGCAGTGGATGCTGACCACCACGTCGCCCACCGCCAGGCCGTAGGCGCCGGCGGCGGCCTCGTCGTAGACCGCCACCACCTGCTGCACCTCCAGGTAGTGGTTGCCCGAGCCGAGGGTTCCCATCTCCCGCTTCTGCCGCTCCTTGGCGCGCACGGACACCCGGGTCGTGTCGGCGCCGGCCATGCAGCCATGCTCCTCGGTGCGCTCCAGGTCCGCCGCCTCGCCGTAGCCCTGCTCCACCGCCCAGCGGGCGCCGCCCTCCAGCATGGCGTCCATCTCCCGCGCCGAGAGGCGGATGGAGCCGGTGCTGCCCACGCCGGCGGGGATGGAGTTGTAGAGCACCGCGGCAAGGGTCTCCTTGTGCTTCTCCACCGCCGCGCGCTTGAGTCCGGTGTGCAGGGTGCGCACGCCGCAGGAGATGTCGAAGCCCACCCCGCCGGCGGAGATGACGCCGCCCTCGCGCGGGTCGAAGGCCGCCACCCCGCCGATGGGGAAGCCGTAGCCCCAGTGGGCATCGGGCATGGCGTAGGCCGCCTCCACGATCCCCGGCAGCCCCGCCACGTTGCAGAGCTGCTCGTAGACCTTGCTGTCCATCTCCCGCAGCAGCGTCTCGTCGGCAAACAGCACCCCGGGCACGCGCATGGGGCCATGGGGCGGGATGCGCCACTCGGTGTCGTTCACCTTCTCGAGCAGATGAAGGTCCATGGATGATCCGTGTTCCGTGTTCCGTGTTCCGTGTTCCGGAGAACGGCTGTGTTTCCGGATGTGTTTTACGGATCAATCGGTGGTGGACGGACAACCTGGCGTGGCTTCAGACGTCCACGACGCAGCGGGCGTTCCAGTCGCCGTCCGCGTCCCGGTAGACCCTGAGTTCAGTATAGGTGGCGCCCTTCACCTCCACCGTGGGCTGGTGGCGCCCGCGGTCCACCGCCTCGCCCCAGGCCCTGCCGTGCAGCGTCCCGCCGTCGATGCGCACCTCGAAGCGAGAGAAGAGCAGGCCGCGGGTGGCCA from Thioalbus denitrificans includes these protein-coding regions:
- a CDS encoding RtcB family protein encodes the protein MDLHLLEKVNDTEWRIPPHGPMRVPGVLFADETLLREMDSKVYEQLCNVAGLPGIVEAAYAMPDAHWGYGFPIGGVAAFDPREGGVISAGGVGFDISCGVRTLHTGLKRAAVEKHKETLAAVLYNSIPAGVGSTGSIRLSAREMDAMLEGGARWAVEQGYGEAADLERTEEHGCMAGADTTRVSVRAKERQKREMGTLGSGNHYLEVQQVVAVYDEAAAGAYGLAVGDVVVSIHCGSRGLGHQIGTEYLKEMAVAAARHGITLADRELACAPLESDIGRAYLGAMRAGINCALANRQILTHLTRRAFGHVLPEARLDLLFDVSHNTCKEENHRVAGRDRRLFVHRKGATRAFGPGHPSLPPELRVAGQPVIIGGSMGTGSYILAGAGDGGERAFASACHGAGRSMSRHQATRQWRGGEVVKELASRGILIRSTSLRGVAEEAPGAYKDVGAVVDAAHAAGLAKKVARLEPMVCIKG
- the polX gene encoding DNA polymerase/3'-5' exonuclease PolX, with the translated sequence MPTHNADIAAALNEIADLLEIEAANPFRVRAYRNAARTVENLSREVGEMLAAGADLTELPGIGKDLAAKLRELVETGRLRALQKLKREVPESLGELLHLPGLGPKRVHALYHELEIETPKQLYRAARDGRLRELHGFGEKTEQKLLAALEARLGTTRRFRHAVAAQYAEPLRDYLAKVRGVERAVIAGSYRRCRDTVGDIDILVTATNPEAVMERFSAYDEVVQVQSRGSTRATVTLRSGLQVDLRVMAAESFGAALHYFTGSKAHNIAVRRRAQSRGLKLNEYGVFRGGKRVAGGTEESVFAAVGLPWIAPELRENQGEIEAAEAGRLPELVTLEALRGDLHAHTTATDGHASLEEMAAAARERGLEYLAITEHSRRLTMAHGLDPKRLREQGRAIDRLNGRLRGITLLKGIEVDILEDGSLDLPDEVLGELDLVVAAIHGKFDLSRERQTRRILTALANPNVHILAHPGGRLIGEREPYDVDMPRIIRAAKRHGCFLELNAHPERLDLLDTHCRLAKEEGVKVAISSDAHSVQDFDHLRDGIGQARRGWLEPGDVLNTRSLTALRKLLQRRQ